A single Pagrus major chromosome 19, Pma_NU_1.0 DNA region contains:
- the LOC141014690 gene encoding bucky ball-like yields the protein MDDGGKPPHAFGGGQQRPQHHRPFFYVQPPSQPYFLYQQWQLNNPYSHYGLPGGFNFGRPCMHPYQYMQYPGFVFPHAPIYPMDHRRMFEPRFHAPTWSDAPRQQYHPPPPHGRREMACSEAQTDPSDAITKLIECLDKIRGADRELDSGVASQASGMFSPEEEKKIEEQQGHLPSSVPDVHLESPALTFSDSTTAVYDAESSQRSLDALSPPGCWSGGLEEELPLDSSSVHEDCEQEKEEVTDIQSDTSVTEPSVPKRDADKLLPSSNQPPTTDAKTEQKSDQNFKILKLPFTSVLSPGGAAANISSPTTASAPYYYNYLSMHSTHERLSVLSPSLDELSSRDEMFSTDLDDADLFPKHVYTGRRLPEVVSGSPHAAEEVEEVRLPGSKKFMCACCGKNLPKGPGRSKVHSSKIYRDEAGDSEEDGRYGRGCEQPVRVVVRKHFAPRKPQSVPLRHAGKPWYKRGQYKDQPEPVAKEEGHDVCKKEAADGGECGEVTSSELQCRTCQDRLCREDVTTSDQSRWGDGDMIPRRRQAAALQRQEMSTQRKVMYHRPRDEDDDEPPPVHWERGSMMRGEPRC from the exons ATGGACG ACGGAGGAAAACCACCTCATGCATTCGGCGGCGGACAGCAGAGACCTCAACACCACCGACCGTTTTTCTACGTCCAGCCTCCGTCTCAGCCGTACTTCCTGTACCAGCAGTGGCAGCTGAACAACCCGTACAGTCACTACGGTCTTCCTGGAG GTTTTAACTTTGGTCGTCCCTGCATGCACCCGTACCAGTACATGCAGTACCCCGGCTTTGTCTTCCCACACGCCCCGATCTATCCGATGGATCACAGGCGGATGTTCGAGCCTCGCTTCCACGCTCCGACCTGGAGCGACGCGCCTCGCCAGCAGTATCACCCGCCGCCGCCTCACGGGAGGCGAGAGATGGCCTGTTCGGAGGCTCAAACCGACCCGAGCGACGCCATCACCAAACTCATCGAGTGCTTGGATAAGATCCGAGGCGCTGACAGAGAGCTGGACTCGGGAGTCGCCTCTCAGGCCTCGGGGATGTTTTCtccagaagaagagaagaagatcGAAGAGCAGCAGGGTCACCTCCCGTCTTCGGTGCCCGATGTCCACTTGGAGTCTCCAGCTTTGACCTTCAGTGACTCCACGACGGCGGTGTACGACGCCGAGTCCAGCCAGAGGAGCTTGGACGCCCTGAGCCCTCCTGGATGCTGGTCAGGAGGATTGGAAGAGGAGTTGCCCCTCGATAGTTCCTCCGTTCACGAGGACTGCGAACAGGAGAAGGAAGAGGTCACGGATATCCAGTCAGATACCTCCGTGACCGAGCCGAGTGTTCCCAAACGTGACGCCGACAAGCTCCTACCTTCTTCCAATCAACCACCGACCACGGATGCAAAGACAGAACAGAAATCCGATCAAAACTTCAAGATCCTCAAGCTGCCCTTCACTAGTGTCTTGTCTCCTGGAGGTGCTGCAGCCAACATCTCCTCCCCCACCACTGCCTCTGCTccctactactacaactacctCTCCATGCACTCCACCCACGAGCGGCTGAGCGTCCTCAGTCCATCTCTGGACGAGCTGTCCTCCAGAGACGAGATGTTCTCCACAGATCTGGACGACGCTGATCTGTTCCCCAAACACGTGTACACAGGCCGGAGGCTGCCGGAGGTTGTGAGCGGATCTCCTCACGCtgcagaggaagtggaggaagtTCGTCTGCCGGGGTCAAAGAAGTTCATGTGCGCCTGCTGCGGGAAAAACCTCCCGAAAGGTCCAGGAAGGAGCAAAGTCCACAGCTCCAAGATATACAGGGACGAAGCCGGAGACTCCGAGGAGGACGGCAGGTACGGACGAGGGTGCGAGCAGCCGGTCAGGGTGGTTGTCAGGAAGCATTTTGCACCCAGGAAGCCGCAATCTGTCCCACTGAGACATGCAGGGAAACCCTGGTATAAGAGAGGCCAGTACAAAGACCAGCCGGAGCCGGTCGCCAAGGAGGAAGGTCATGATGTTTGTAAGAAGGAGGCGGCTGACGGAGGAGAGTGTGGAGAGGTGACGAGCAGCGAGCTGCAGTGCAGAACGTGTCAGG ACAGACTCTGCAGAGAAGACGTGACCACGTCGGATCAGAGCAGGTGGGGAGACGGCGACATGATTCCCAGGAGGAGACAAGCAGCCGCTCTGCAACGACAAG AGATGAGCACTCAGAGGAAAGTGATGTACCACAGGCCGAGAGATGAGGACGACGATGAGCCGCCGCCAGTTCACTGGGAGAGAG